One part of the Vanessa cardui chromosome 2, ilVanCard2.1, whole genome shotgun sequence genome encodes these proteins:
- the LOC124539097 gene encoding ichor isoform X1: MPENNIRQRGRVAASKYGGGGVSLGSGVAVRRGMKCTGVAGGGPGGDELLLGACWLDPKLDNSSPPCHELLDSLLAPPPLAELKPLPPFTGYTGHLSINGISGHHFHAIAQRLPEENNNYPTQSGYGADHDVVSSSTCAAESEPPDLEDVKPFPLDVPDTKPFPESSVPSVADSCAKSCSPPTKIFDDNTKQDMYDISSIEDIAAIIGSAIADTTVPSQPEDPERNDSRDSWMDIDAWIAGAYSQHGDKIVPQDLSEFGLPGSPPPSQSSHQSSLDYPCKSSQDFTKTQEFIQKNLGQAGSTLQSLLSHSYMPLLQNRLQNGPPVKQEAPSSTSYGMDVISTSSPPGNAVSTTDGVGGLLNGRYAPHYALGLKPDGLCSPDRLLGYPHAHTTTVTPSNKSKRSRAKAKQASNGGSLHGSSLAFASATSAELSGLLGKEKPVHRCGICNRGFLNKSNIKVHLRTHTGEKPFRCDVCAKAFRQKAHLIKHQQIHKRIGRD; the protein is encoded by the coding sequence ACAGCGCGGCAGGGTGGCGGCGTCCAAGTATGGCGGTGGCGGGGTGTCCCTTGGCTCTGGCGTCGCGGTGAGGCGCGGCATGAAGTGTACGGGCGTGGCGGGTGGCGGGCCCGGCGGCGACGAGCTCCTGCTGGGCGCCTGTTGGCTCGACCCGAAGCTGGACAACTCTTCTCCGCCCTGCCACGAGCTTCTTGATTCACTTCTCGCTCCACCTCCGCTCGCAGAGCTCAAGCCTCTGCCTCCCTTCACCGGGTACACTGGGCATCTATCCATCAACGGCATCTCAGGCCATCACTTCCACGCCATCGCACAACGTCTTCCAGAGGAGAATAACAATTACCCCACGCAAAGCGGTTACGGTGCAGACCACGATGTCGTCTCCTCCTCGACATGCGCAGCTGAATCTGAGCCTCCAGATTTAGAAGACGTCAAACCGTTCCCTCTAGATGTGCCCGATACAAAACCATTTCCTGAATCATCCGTGCCGAGCGTCGCCGATTCTTGTGCGAAGTCTTGTTCACCGCCCACAAAAATATTCGACGATAACACCAAACAGGATATGTATGACATAAGCTCTATAGAAGATATTGCGGCGATCATCGGATCTGCGATCGCCGACACGACGGTTCCGTCGCAACCAGAGGACCCAGAGAGAAATGATTCTAGAGACAGCTGGATGGATATCGACGCATGGATAGCTGGCGCTTACAGCCAACATGGAGATAAAATTGTACCGCAAGATTTGTCCGAGTTCGGCCTTCCCGGTTCCCCACCACCATCGCAATCCAGTCACCAGTCTAGTTTAGATTATCCATGCAAATCTAGCCAAGATTTTACGAAAACCCAGGAGTTCATTCAAAAGAACTTGGGACAAGCGGGTTCAACGCTACAGTCACTTCTATCACATAGCTACATGCCTTTGCTCCAAAATAGATTACAAAACGGCCCCCCTGTTAAACAAGAAGCACCTAGCTCGACTAGTTATGGTATGGACGTGATATCGACATCATCACCTCCCGGCAACGCCGTGTCGACTACTGATGGAGTGGGTGGTCTTCTCAACGGCCGCTATGCACCCCATTACGCTCTCGGCCTTAAACCAGATGGCCTTTGTAGTCCAGATAGACTACTAGGCTATCCCCACGCCCACACGACGACGGTTACTCCATCAAATAAGAGCAAGCGAAGTCGAGCGAAGGCAAAACAAGCGAGTAACGGAGGCAGTCTTCACGGAAGTTCACTTGCATTTGCATCTGCCACATCGGCCGAGTTGAGTGGTCTACTCGGCAAAGAGAAACCAGTTCATCGCTGCGGAATCTGTAATAGGGGGTTCCTGAACAAATCCAATATCAAGGTCCATCTTCGTACGCACACGGGAGAAAAACCATTCAGATGCGACGTGTGCGCGAAAGCCTTTCGTCAGAAAGCGCATCTGATAAAGCACCAACAAATTCACAAGCGAATCGGGCGGGACTAG
- the LOC124539097 gene encoding ichor isoform X2, translating into MKCTGVAGGGPGGDELLLGACWLDPKLDNSSPPCHELLDSLLAPPPLAELKPLPPFTGYTGHLSINGISGHHFHAIAQRLPEENNNYPTQSGYGADHDVVSSSTCAAESEPPDLEDVKPFPLDVPDTKPFPESSVPSVADSCAKSCSPPTKIFDDNTKQDMYDISSIEDIAAIIGSAIADTTVPSQPEDPERNDSRDSWMDIDAWIAGAYSQHGDKIVPQDLSEFGLPGSPPPSQSSHQSSLDYPCKSSQDFTKTQEFIQKNLGQAGSTLQSLLSHSYMPLLQNRLQNGPPVKQEAPSSTSYGMDVISTSSPPGNAVSTTDGVGGLLNGRYAPHYALGLKPDGLCSPDRLLGYPHAHTTTVTPSNKSKRSRAKAKQASNGGSLHGSSLAFASATSAELSGLLGKEKPVHRCGICNRGFLNKSNIKVHLRTHTGEKPFRCDVCAKAFRQKAHLIKHQQIHKRIGRD; encoded by the coding sequence ATGAAGTGTACGGGCGTGGCGGGTGGCGGGCCCGGCGGCGACGAGCTCCTGCTGGGCGCCTGTTGGCTCGACCCGAAGCTGGACAACTCTTCTCCGCCCTGCCACGAGCTTCTTGATTCACTTCTCGCTCCACCTCCGCTCGCAGAGCTCAAGCCTCTGCCTCCCTTCACCGGGTACACTGGGCATCTATCCATCAACGGCATCTCAGGCCATCACTTCCACGCCATCGCACAACGTCTTCCAGAGGAGAATAACAATTACCCCACGCAAAGCGGTTACGGTGCAGACCACGATGTCGTCTCCTCCTCGACATGCGCAGCTGAATCTGAGCCTCCAGATTTAGAAGACGTCAAACCGTTCCCTCTAGATGTGCCCGATACAAAACCATTTCCTGAATCATCCGTGCCGAGCGTCGCCGATTCTTGTGCGAAGTCTTGTTCACCGCCCACAAAAATATTCGACGATAACACCAAACAGGATATGTATGACATAAGCTCTATAGAAGATATTGCGGCGATCATCGGATCTGCGATCGCCGACACGACGGTTCCGTCGCAACCAGAGGACCCAGAGAGAAATGATTCTAGAGACAGCTGGATGGATATCGACGCATGGATAGCTGGCGCTTACAGCCAACATGGAGATAAAATTGTACCGCAAGATTTGTCCGAGTTCGGCCTTCCCGGTTCCCCACCACCATCGCAATCCAGTCACCAGTCTAGTTTAGATTATCCATGCAAATCTAGCCAAGATTTTACGAAAACCCAGGAGTTCATTCAAAAGAACTTGGGACAAGCGGGTTCAACGCTACAGTCACTTCTATCACATAGCTACATGCCTTTGCTCCAAAATAGATTACAAAACGGCCCCCCTGTTAAACAAGAAGCACCTAGCTCGACTAGTTATGGTATGGACGTGATATCGACATCATCACCTCCCGGCAACGCCGTGTCGACTACTGATGGAGTGGGTGGTCTTCTCAACGGCCGCTATGCACCCCATTACGCTCTCGGCCTTAAACCAGATGGCCTTTGTAGTCCAGATAGACTACTAGGCTATCCCCACGCCCACACGACGACGGTTACTCCATCAAATAAGAGCAAGCGAAGTCGAGCGAAGGCAAAACAAGCGAGTAACGGAGGCAGTCTTCACGGAAGTTCACTTGCATTTGCATCTGCCACATCGGCCGAGTTGAGTGGTCTACTCGGCAAAGAGAAACCAGTTCATCGCTGCGGAATCTGTAATAGGGGGTTCCTGAACAAATCCAATATCAAGGTCCATCTTCGTACGCACACGGGAGAAAAACCATTCAGATGCGACGTGTGCGCGAAAGCCTTTCGTCAGAAAGCGCATCTGATAAAGCACCAACAAATTCACAAGCGAATCGGGCGGGACTAG